One Sphingomonas sp. LHG3406-1 genomic window carries:
- the ligD gene encoding DNA ligase D — protein MARAARPKGLDIGTYNAKRDFAKTKEPKGRKLKGKGDRFVVQKHDASRLHWDFRLELDGVLKSWAVPKGPSLDPGTNRLAMRTEDHPLDYGSFEGIIPAGEYGGGTVMLWDRGRWIPHPDKDPRATIEEGHLHFTLEGERMRGEWVMFRMKGKPGEKGEAWMLKKVTDGDARPDEGDALVEQCLTSVESGRSMAEIAAGEDVWESNRGGKKGGRTKRKVTPPPAFMEPQLATLADHVPTGSGWIHEYKYDGYRLLLSVGDGSALAWTRGGKDWSDFFHELTDAAAATLPAGCLLDGEAVALDDEGKPSFQLLQSTVKGGKGQPRPDLAFYAFDLLVDRGEDIRGLSNLERKQRLAALLKSVPAPLIYGDHIVGKGEQLFDRICADKGEGIISKKADAPYRGTRTRCWLKVKCIARQEFVIVGWQASDKRRGFRSLHLAVNEGGELRYVGKVGTGFDTKAIESLSERMAGMKLGKPALDVPRTALRGSTWVEPRLVAEIAFTEFTSDGVLRHPSFLGLREDKAAKDVVLETPAPDKPARKARSKALRTVADFDLRLTSPDRVIFPEDGLTKGDLANYYAAVADLLMIDLRARPMTLIRCPSGRAKNCFFQKHDSGSMGEHVLHVPVTEGDGDVEDYLYVDQPLGMLECVQMNTIEFHGWGSRIDPLEMPDRLVFDLDPDEGLGFDKVKAAAVRLRDLLADLKLETFPLLSGGKGIHVVAPLLPERDWPTVKSFAERFSRAIAEAEPETFTANIRKNQRKGRIFLDWLRNQRGATAVLPYSARAREGAPVAAPVSWAELDGIEGANAFTIRDAGRLLERAAGKALKGWGQAKQRLPDA, from the coding sequence GATCATCCGCTCGACTATGGCAGCTTCGAGGGCATCATCCCTGCCGGCGAATATGGCGGCGGGACGGTGATGCTGTGGGACCGCGGCCGCTGGATCCCGCATCCCGACAAGGACCCGCGGGCGACGATCGAGGAGGGGCACCTCCACTTCACGCTCGAGGGCGAGCGGATGAGGGGCGAGTGGGTGATGTTCCGGATGAAGGGCAAGCCCGGCGAGAAGGGCGAGGCCTGGATGCTGAAGAAGGTCACCGACGGGGATGCGCGGCCGGACGAGGGCGACGCGCTGGTCGAGCAGTGCCTGACCAGCGTCGAGAGCGGCCGGTCGATGGCCGAGATCGCGGCCGGCGAGGACGTGTGGGAATCGAACCGCGGCGGCAAGAAGGGCGGGCGGACGAAGCGGAAGGTGACGCCGCCGCCCGCCTTCATGGAGCCGCAGCTGGCGACCCTGGCCGATCATGTGCCAACCGGTTCGGGCTGGATCCACGAGTATAAATATGACGGCTACCGGCTCCTGCTGAGCGTCGGCGACGGTTCGGCGCTGGCCTGGACCCGCGGCGGCAAGGACTGGAGCGACTTCTTCCACGAGCTGACGGATGCTGCCGCGGCGACGCTGCCGGCGGGCTGCCTGCTCGATGGCGAGGCGGTGGCGCTGGACGACGAGGGCAAGCCCAGCTTCCAGCTGCTGCAATCGACGGTGAAGGGCGGCAAGGGCCAGCCCCGGCCGGACCTTGCCTTCTACGCCTTCGACCTGCTGGTGGACCGCGGCGAGGACATTCGCGGGCTGTCGAACCTCGAGCGCAAGCAGCGGCTCGCCGCGCTGCTGAAGAGCGTTCCCGCACCGCTCATCTATGGTGACCATATCGTCGGCAAGGGCGAGCAATTGTTCGACCGGATCTGTGCCGACAAGGGCGAGGGGATCATCTCGAAGAAGGCGGATGCGCCCTATCGCGGCACGCGGACCAGATGCTGGCTGAAGGTGAAGTGCATCGCGCGGCAGGAGTTCGTCATCGTCGGCTGGCAGGCGAGCGACAAGCGCCGCGGCTTCCGCTCGCTGCACCTGGCGGTGAACGAGGGCGGCGAGCTGCGCTATGTCGGCAAGGTCGGGACGGGGTTCGACACGAAGGCGATCGAGTCGCTCAGCGAGCGGATGGCGGGGATGAAGCTCGGCAAGCCCGCGCTCGACGTGCCGCGCACCGCGCTCCGCGGTTCGACCTGGGTCGAGCCCAGGCTGGTGGCGGAGATCGCCTTTACCGAGTTCACCAGCGACGGCGTGCTCCGCCACCCGAGCTTCCTCGGGCTGCGCGAGGACAAGGCGGCGAAGGACGTGGTGCTGGAGACGCCGGCGCCGGACAAGCCTGCGCGCAAGGCGAGGAGCAAGGCCCTGCGCACGGTCGCCGACTTCGACCTTCGCCTGACCTCACCCGACCGCGTCATCTTCCCCGAGGACGGGCTGACCAAGGGCGACCTTGCCAACTATTATGCCGCTGTCGCCGACCTGCTGATGATCGACCTGCGGGCGCGCCCGATGACGCTGATCCGCTGCCCGTCGGGTCGCGCCAAGAACTGCTTCTTCCAGAAGCACGACAGCGGTTCGATGGGCGAGCATGTGCTGCACGTTCCGGTGACGGAAGGGGACGGCGACGTCGAAGATTATCTCTACGTCGATCAGCCGCTGGGCATGCTCGAATGTGTTCAGATGAACACGATCGAGTTTCACGGCTGGGGAAGCCGGATCGATCCGCTGGAGATGCCCGACCGGCTGGTGTTCGACCTCGATCCCGACGAGGGTCTCGGCTTCGACAAGGTGAAGGCGGCGGCGGTGCGGCTGCGCGACCTGCTTGCCGATCTCAAGCTGGAGACCTTTCCCCTTCTGTCGGGCGGCAAGGGCATTCACGTCGTCGCACCGCTCTTGCCTGAACGGGACTGGCCGACGGTCAAGAGCTTCGCCGAGCGCTTCAGCCGCGCCATCGCCGAGGCCGAGCCCGAGACTTTCACCGCCAACATCCGCAAGAACCAGCGCAAGGGGCGGATCTTCCTCGACTGGCTGCGCAACCAGCGCGGCGCGACGGCCGTGCTGCCCTACTCCGCCCGCGCCCGCGAAGGCGCGCCGGTCGCAGCGCCCGTGTCGTGGGCGGAGCTGGACGGGATCGAGGGCGCGAACGCCTTCACCATCCGTGACGCCGGCCGGCTGCTCGAGCGGGCGGCGGGCAAGGCACTGAAGGGCTGGGGACAGGCGAAGCAGCGACTGCCGGACGCCTGA
- a CDS encoding DEAD/DEAH box helicase family protein produces the protein MRFAASWRDYQQRVLDDFDTHVADQRVHLIAAPGSGKTVLGLEIIRRLGRRALVLAPTNTIRAQWESRLVALFLDAPPAAADVSRDLAAPGMMTVATYQGLHALAAEGGQRLDTLLAELKARGPVTLVLDEAHHLRREWWAVLQQLVSALPDAKIVSLTATPPYDAPLAEWSRYAELCGPVDFEIGVPELVRNGDLCPHQDHVILSAPASEPLDLLERRRDGIAAIVSGLRSDTELLDLLEQHPWLQQSADHAEAILEAPELLSAILVHLAASGRRLPSAPLRLLGVRAGEVPAPSPFWTELLLNALLHHAERFDMGEDRRRRLRAMLGEHGMIEGAAVRLGASRNIFKLMAESLTKLDSIVAIAREEAANLGPDLRMVILTDHVRAGEVGKLGAPDYLPPKLGVVPIFEIVRRAMPAGTKLGVLTGNLVIVPEGTATLLADLCRGQGIDPEDFELRDLPGCEDHRRLLLTGRAAANAVELVTALFASGGITILVGTQALLGEGWDAPCVNSLVLASNSAAFMLSNQMRGRAIRIDPERPDKVANIWHLATIEDPRAGLAGIAIEQLQWGMLAADRPLTSDAELLERRFRAFDGIANDGGHRIESSLDRLGLDPSLSMDRCNERTFAWARDRSAIAARWHRSLGAASPRAQVREVAASNYAPRVLAWRDTLRWLAATAASSGVFATASEARHVSGGDGIGLVVMALAGAAALVTIPRLAMAAWLWLQNGTLEGCVDQVARAVLAGLQSAGIVADHEAERACVEVRTALSGRMDIFVTGLSRAGERAVIEALMEVLGPVRNPRYLLARRSLLGSIARSDFHAVPPAIGARKEAAEAFHAAWRRHVGASDLVFTRTPEGRMTLLRARARSFAASFQRRVDRRSAWL, from the coding sequence ATGCGGTTTGCTGCAAGCTGGCGCGACTACCAGCAGCGGGTCCTCGACGACTTCGACACCCATGTCGCCGACCAGCGTGTCCATCTCATCGCCGCTCCGGGATCGGGCAAGACCGTTCTGGGGCTCGAGATCATCCGCCGGCTGGGCCGCCGCGCGCTCGTCCTCGCCCCCACCAACACGATCCGCGCCCAATGGGAGTCGCGGCTGGTGGCGCTCTTCCTCGACGCACCACCCGCAGCGGCTGACGTCTCCCGCGACCTGGCGGCGCCGGGCATGATGACCGTCGCCACCTACCAGGGCCTGCACGCACTCGCGGCGGAGGGCGGACAGCGCCTCGACACTCTCCTCGCCGAGCTGAAGGCGCGTGGGCCGGTGACCCTGGTCCTCGATGAGGCGCACCATCTCAGGCGGGAGTGGTGGGCGGTCCTGCAGCAACTGGTCTCGGCCCTGCCGGACGCGAAGATCGTGTCGCTCACCGCGACTCCGCCTTATGACGCGCCGCTGGCCGAATGGTCGCGCTATGCGGAGCTGTGCGGTCCGGTCGATTTCGAGATCGGCGTGCCCGAACTCGTCCGCAACGGCGATCTCTGCCCGCATCAGGACCATGTCATCCTGTCCGCCCCCGCAAGCGAGCCGCTCGACCTGCTCGAGCGGCGCCGCGACGGCATCGCCGCCATCGTGTCCGGGCTGCGATCCGACACGGAACTGCTCGACCTTCTCGAGCAGCATCCCTGGCTGCAGCAGAGCGCCGACCATGCTGAGGCCATCCTCGAGGCGCCCGAGCTTCTCTCCGCCATTCTCGTCCACCTCGCCGCGAGCGGCCGCCGCTTGCCCTCGGCCCCGCTGCGCCTCCTCGGCGTTCGCGCCGGCGAGGTCCCCGCCCCTTCGCCCTTCTGGACGGAGCTCCTGCTCAACGCCCTCCTTCACCACGCGGAGCGGTTCGACATGGGCGAGGACCGGCGGCGCAGGCTCCGCGCCATGTTGGGCGAACATGGCATGATCGAAGGCGCCGCCGTCCGCCTCGGGGCCAGCCGCAATATTTTCAAGCTGATGGCCGAGAGCCTGACCAAGCTCGACAGCATCGTCGCCATCGCCCGCGAGGAGGCCGCGAACCTCGGCCCCGACCTGCGCATGGTCATCCTCACCGATCACGTGCGGGCAGGCGAAGTCGGCAAGCTCGGTGCCCCCGACTATCTGCCGCCGAAGCTCGGCGTCGTCCCCATCTTCGAGATCGTGCGCCGGGCGATGCCGGCGGGAACGAAGCTCGGGGTCCTCACCGGCAACCTGGTCATCGTTCCGGAAGGCACCGCAACCCTGCTCGCCGACCTCTGCCGCGGTCAGGGCATCGACCCGGAGGACTTCGAACTTCGCGACCTGCCCGGTTGCGAAGATCATCGCCGCCTCCTCCTGACCGGGCGAGCTGCGGCGAATGCGGTCGAGCTGGTGACCGCCCTCTTCGCATCGGGCGGCATCACCATCCTGGTCGGCACCCAGGCCCTGCTCGGCGAAGGCTGGGATGCGCCCTGCGTCAACAGCCTCGTCCTCGCCAGCAACTCCGCGGCGTTCATGCTTTCCAACCAGATGCGCGGCCGGGCGATCCGCATCGATCCGGAACGTCCCGACAAGGTGGCGAACATCTGGCACCTCGCCACGATCGAGGACCCGCGAGCCGGCCTCGCCGGCATCGCCATCGAGCAGCTTCAATGGGGCATGCTTGCCGCCGACCGGCCGCTCACCTCCGACGCCGAACTGCTGGAGCGGCGCTTCCGGGCCTTCGACGGCATTGCGAACGACGGCGGCCATCGCATCGAAAGCAGCCTCGACCGGCTCGGCCTCGATCCTTCACTGAGCATGGATCGCTGCAACGAGCGGACCTTCGCCTGGGCTCGCGACCGGTCCGCCATCGCCGCGCGCTGGCACCGGTCGCTCGGCGCAGCGAGTCCCCGCGCGCAGGTGCGCGAAGTGGCCGCCAGCAACTATGCGCCGCGCGTGCTCGCCTGGCGCGACACGCTGCGCTGGCTCGCCGCCACCGCCGCCTCCAGCGGGGTCTTCGCGACCGCCAGCGAGGCCCGACACGTCAGCGGCGGCGACGGCATCGGACTGGTGGTCATGGCGCTCGCCGGCGCAGCGGCGCTGGTTACCATACCCCGGCTGGCCATGGCCGCATGGCTGTGGCTTCAGAACGGCACGCTGGAAGGGTGCGTCGATCAGGTCGCCAGAGCCGTCCTTGCAGGGTTGCAGTCCGCGGGCATCGTCGCCGACCATGAGGCGGAGCGAGCATGCGTGGAGGTCCGCACGGCCCTGTCGGGGAGGATGGACATCTTCGTCACCGGCCTGTCCCGCGCCGGCGAGCGGGCCGTGATCGAAGCCCTGATGGAAGTCCTTGGCCCCGTTCGGAACCCCCGTTACCTGCTCGCCCGCCGAAGCCTCTTGGGGTCGATCGCCCGCAGCGACTTTCACGCCGTGCCCCCGGCGATCGGTGCCAGGAAGGAAGCGGCCGAGGCGTTCCACGCGGCCTGGCGCCGGCACGTCGGCGCATCCGACCTCGTCTTCACCAGGACGCCCGAGGGCCGCATGACCCTGCTGCGCGCCCGCGCCCGCTCCTTCGCCGCCAGCTTCCAGCGGCGGGTCGACCGGCGCTCCGCCTGGCTGTGA
- a CDS encoding terminase family protein translates to MAKSRSPRTVLRSLANAPLWLMAAAVARLSTADKRGLAWAWAAFERDNQAPPTGKWNVWLVSAGRGFGKTRLGAEWVLARARENPGCRIALVGATLEDARRIMVHGESGIIACSPPDEEPTWHMSLGELRFPSGAVATVYSGANGDSLRGPQHHFAWADELGKWKDATATWDNLMLGLRLGKECQVVVTTTPGNEELMERIIAQPGTRVTKGRSAENLDLPEEWHRQMEALYRGTHLALRELDGEMGSGVAGALWSRELLDRSRFAAGAWGAPVRVVIGVDPPATSTGDACGIVVCGKVEDGRLAVLADLSCRGLSPAGWAARVAGAAADWNADRVVVEANNGGDMVLQVLSQADVDLPVRKVHAVAGKVARAEPMALLFENGRVGLAGHFPELERELCRMTANGFEGPGSPDRADAMVWALHTLAEKSAPPGVRGLD, encoded by the coding sequence ATGGCCAAGTCCAGGAGCCCGCGCACGGTGCTGCGCAGCCTCGCCAATGCGCCGCTGTGGCTGATGGCCGCGGCGGTGGCGCGCCTGTCGACCGCCGACAAGCGCGGGCTGGCCTGGGCGTGGGCGGCGTTCGAACGCGACAACCAGGCGCCGCCGACCGGCAAGTGGAATGTCTGGCTGGTCTCGGCCGGGCGCGGCTTCGGCAAGACGCGGCTCGGCGCCGAATGGGTGCTTGCGCGGGCGCGGGAAAACCCTGGCTGCCGGATCGCGCTGGTCGGTGCGACGCTGGAGGATGCGCGGCGGATCATGGTCCATGGCGAAAGCGGAATCATCGCCTGCTCGCCACCGGACGAGGAACCGACCTGGCACATGAGCCTTGGCGAATTGCGCTTTCCTTCAGGTGCGGTGGCGACCGTCTACAGCGGCGCCAACGGCGACAGCCTGCGCGGGCCGCAGCATCATTTCGCCTGGGCGGACGAGCTTGGCAAATGGAAGGATGCCACGGCGACCTGGGACAATCTGATGCTGGGCCTGCGTCTAGGCAAGGAGTGCCAGGTGGTGGTGACGACCACGCCCGGCAACGAGGAATTGATGGAGCGGATCATCGCCCAGCCCGGAACCCGGGTGACCAAGGGGCGGAGCGCCGAGAACCTCGACCTGCCCGAGGAATGGCACCGGCAGATGGAAGCATTGTACCGCGGAACCCATCTGGCACTGCGCGAGCTCGACGGCGAGATGGGCAGTGGCGTCGCGGGGGCGCTGTGGAGCCGCGAACTGCTCGACCGTTCCCGTTTCGCGGCAGGGGCGTGGGGGGCGCCGGTGCGGGTGGTGATCGGGGTCGACCCGCCCGCCACCAGCACCGGCGATGCCTGTGGGATCGTGGTGTGCGGCAAGGTCGAAGACGGTCGCCTGGCGGTGCTGGCGGATCTCAGCTGCAGGGGGCTGAGCCCGGCCGGCTGGGCGGCCAGGGTAGCCGGCGCGGCCGCCGACTGGAACGCCGACCGGGTGGTGGTGGAGGCGAACAATGGTGGCGACATGGTCCTCCAGGTCTTGTCCCAGGCGGACGTCGACCTGCCGGTGCGCAAGGTTCATGCGGTCGCGGGCAAGGTCGCCCGGGCCGAGCCCATGGCCCTGCTGTTCGAGAATGGCCGGGTGGGGCTTGCCGGGCACTTCCCGGAACTGGAGCGCGAACTCTGCCGGATGACGGCGAACGGCTTCGAGGGTCCGGGCTCGCCCGACCGCGCGGACGCGATGGTGTGGGCGCTGCATACGCTGGCGGAGAAGAGTGCGCCGCCGGGGGTGCGGGGGCTCGACTAG
- a CDS encoding glutamate--cysteine ligase — protein sequence MTTRTDLSDSPLIEGRADLLSVFVKGEKPAADWRIGTEHEKFVYRLDDHRAPSWEEPGGIRDLLMGLTEFGWRPVEEGGKVIALTGADGTISLEPAGQLELSGAPVVSLHDTCAEAGRHLEQVKAVGDRLGLGFLGLGMWPDKSRSELPIMPKGRYAIMLRHMPRVGSLGLDMMLRTCTIQVNLDYSSEADMVKKFRVGLALQPLATALFANSPLTEGRPNGFKSFRSHIWTDTDPHRTGMLPFVFDESFGYERYCDYALDVPMYFVMRDGKYIDCAGESFRAFLDGKLPQLPGEKPTVADWTDHLSTAFPEVRLKSFLEMRGADGGPWGRICALPALWVGLLYDQGALDAGWDLVKDWTIEEREALRSAVPAQALEASVPGGRTMRELGRQVLEIASAGLSSRAMLDAGGTNEVGFLDPLREVIASGQTPADRLLARFNGDWAGDVARVYDEFSF from the coding sequence ATGACGACGCGCACCGACCTTAGCGACAGCCCCTTGATCGAAGGTCGCGCCGACCTCCTGTCCGTGTTCGTGAAGGGCGAAAAGCCCGCCGCCGACTGGCGCATCGGCACCGAGCATGAGAAGTTCGTCTACCGCCTCGACGACCATCGCGCGCCGTCGTGGGAAGAGCCCGGCGGCATCCGCGACCTCTTGATGGGGTTGACCGAGTTCGGCTGGCGGCCGGTCGAGGAAGGCGGCAAGGTCATCGCGCTGACCGGGGCCGACGGCACCATCAGCCTCGAACCCGCCGGCCAGCTTGAACTGTCGGGCGCACCGGTCGTCTCGCTCCACGACACCTGCGCCGAAGCCGGCCGCCACCTTGAGCAGGTGAAGGCCGTCGGCGACCGCCTCGGACTGGGCTTCCTCGGCCTCGGCATGTGGCCCGACAAGAGCCGTTCCGAACTGCCGATCATGCCCAAGGGCCGCTACGCCATCATGCTCCGGCACATGCCGCGCGTCGGCTCGCTCGGCCTCGACATGATGCTTCGAACCTGTACCATCCAGGTCAATCTGGATTACAGTTCAGAAGCCGACATGGTGAAGAAGTTTCGCGTCGGCCTCGCCCTCCAGCCGCTCGCCACCGCCCTCTTCGCCAATTCGCCGCTGACCGAGGGCAGACCGAACGGCTTCAAGAGCTTCCGCAGCCACATCTGGACCGACACCGATCCGCATCGCACCGGAATGCTTCCGTTCGTGTTCGACGAAAGCTTCGGCTACGAACGTTACTGCGACTATGCTCTCGACGTGCCGATGTATTTCGTCATGCGCGACGGCAAGTACATCGACTGCGCTGGCGAGAGCTTCCGCGCCTTTCTCGACGGCAAGCTCCCCCAGCTGCCCGGCGAGAAGCCGACCGTCGCTGACTGGACCGATCACCTCTCCACCGCCTTCCCCGAAGTCCGCCTCAAGAGTTTCCTCGAGATGCGCGGCGCGGACGGCGGACCCTGGGGCCGGATCTGCGCCCTTCCCGCACTGTGGGTCGGCCTCCTCTACGACCAGGGCGCGCTCGACGCCGGCTGGGACCTCGTCAAGGACTGGACGATCGAGGAGCGCGAGGCACTTCGCTCTGCCGTTCCAGCTCAGGCGCTCGAGGCATCGGTCCCCGGCGGCCGCACCATGCGGGAACTCGGGCGGCAGGTCCTCGAAATCGCTTCGGCCGGTCTCTCCAGCCGCGCCATGCTCGACGCTGGCGGAACCAACGAGGTTGGGTTCCTCGATCCTCTGCGCGAAGTGATCGCCTCCGGCCAGACCCCCGCCGACCGCCTCCTCGCCCGCTTCAATGGCGACTGGGCCGGCGACGTCGCCCGGGTCTATGACGAGTTCAGCTTCTGA
- a CDS encoding 16S rRNA (uracil(1498)-N(3))-methyltransferase yields MPATPAWPPRALPRLFVEQPLGPDQAILLEGKPAHYLANVLRLGEGAELLLFDGQSGEWQAAIEAAHKKKLVLRVGARTREPETLPDLTLAFAPVKRAPLEWLVEKATELGVARLQPVVTRRTVVERLNPERLRAIAIEAAEQCGRTRLPSWAEPQPLPAFLAAHRGGLLFADETGGAPFAAEAAALPAGPAAILVGPEGGFMPEEREAILAAGARGVSLGPRILRAETAALAALSLYMAGAGDWR; encoded by the coding sequence ATGCCCGCCACCCCCGCCTGGCCCCCGCGCGCGCTCCCGCGCCTGTTCGTCGAGCAGCCGCTCGGGCCGGACCAGGCCATCCTCCTCGAAGGCAAGCCCGCCCATTATCTCGCCAATGTCCTTCGGCTCGGCGAGGGCGCCGAGCTGCTCCTGTTCGACGGCCAGTCGGGCGAATGGCAGGCGGCGATCGAGGCCGCGCACAAGAAGAAGCTGGTCCTGCGCGTCGGCGCCCGCACGCGCGAGCCCGAGACCCTTCCCGACCTCACGCTTGCCTTCGCGCCGGTGAAGCGGGCACCGCTCGAATGGCTGGTCGAGAAGGCGACGGAGCTCGGCGTTGCCCGGCTCCAGCCGGTCGTCACCCGCCGCACCGTGGTCGAGCGCCTCAATCCCGAACGCCTGCGCGCCATCGCCATCGAGGCCGCCGAGCAATGCGGCAGGACCCGCCTGCCGTCCTGGGCCGAGCCGCAGCCGCTCCCCGCCTTCCTCGCCGCGCACCGTGGCGGCCTGCTCTTCGCCGACGAGACCGGCGGCGCGCCCTTCGCGGCCGAGGCCGCTGCCCTCCCGGCTGGCCCCGCTGCCATCCTGGTCGGTCCCGAAGGCGGCTTCATGCCCGAGGAGCGCGAGGCCATCCTCGCCGCCGGCGCCCGCGGCGTGAGCCTCGGCCCGCGCATCCTGCGCGCCGAAACCGCCGCGCTCGCCGCCCTCAGCCTGTATATGGCGGGCGCCGGAGATTGGCGCTAA
- a CDS encoding DUF4010 domain-containing protein produces the protein MSWTNQALALGAALAAGLLIGIERGWKLRDAPEGMRVAGVRTFSLLGLAGGSAGLVAAAGQPLAGGAILLAAGLVLAFGYRARTAEDHRPDATSAVAAIAALSLAFLAGLGQPALALAGAAVATLILALRQETHGFINRLAAEDVKALARFAVIAAAVLPFLPEGSFGPYGAWDVRKLWLVVVLVTGFSFLGYVANRLFGARHGTIATAVIGGAYSSTAVTQSLAQRLGSGEAQGAEPAGIALASAIMYLRVLLLVGLLATSLLPALLKLVLPALLIAFAAGWWLLRTAPRTEGPAPPGNPIALLPALGFVAFLAIAAVAARWAEGRFGEQGIALLLLIMGSLDVDAAIVTAGNLRPGAITPELAALALAGTILLNMSVKLGLTLALARRAARVPALALALSMAALAAAIAWGWATLPG, from the coding sequence ATGAGTTGGACCAATCAGGCCCTCGCCCTGGGCGCCGCGCTTGCCGCCGGCCTGTTGATCGGGATCGAGCGCGGGTGGAAGCTGCGCGACGCTCCGGAGGGCATGCGGGTCGCTGGGGTCCGCACCTTCTCGCTCCTCGGCCTCGCGGGTGGCAGCGCCGGCCTCGTCGCCGCGGCTGGCCAGCCCCTTGCGGGCGGCGCCATCCTGCTGGCCGCCGGGCTCGTCCTCGCCTTCGGCTATCGCGCCCGCACTGCCGAGGATCATCGCCCCGACGCCACCAGCGCCGTCGCCGCGATTGCCGCGCTCTCCCTCGCCTTCCTCGCCGGCCTCGGCCAGCCTGCCCTCGCCCTCGCCGGCGCCGCGGTCGCCACCCTCATCCTTGCGCTCCGCCAGGAGACCCACGGCTTCATCAACCGCCTGGCGGCCGAGGACGTCAAGGCGCTGGCCCGCTTCGCCGTCATCGCCGCCGCCGTCCTTCCCTTCCTGCCCGAAGGCAGCTTCGGGCCCTATGGCGCGTGGGACGTGCGCAAGCTGTGGCTGGTGGTGGTGCTCGTCACCGGCTTCTCCTTTCTCGGCTATGTCGCCAACCGCCTGTTCGGCGCGCGGCACGGCACCATCGCCACCGCCGTCATCGGCGGCGCCTACAGCTCGACCGCAGTCACCCAGTCGCTCGCCCAGCGGCTCGGCTCCGGCGAAGCCCAAGGCGCCGAGCCGGCCGGAATCGCGCTCGCCTCCGCCATCATGTACCTGCGGGTGCTGCTGCTGGTCGGCCTGCTCGCCACCTCGCTCCTCCCGGCCTTGCTGAAGCTGGTCCTGCCCGCCCTTCTTATTGCCTTCGCCGCGGGCTGGTGGCTGCTCCGCACCGCCCCGCGAACTGAAGGACCGGCGCCGCCCGGTAACCCCATCGCCCTTCTCCCCGCGCTCGGCTTCGTCGCCTTCCTCGCGATCGCCGCCGTCGCCGCGCGCTGGGCCGAGGGCCGCTTCGGCGAGCAGGGCATCGCGCTCCTCCTGCTCATCATGGGCAGCCTCGACGTCGACGCCGCCATCGTCACCGCCGGCAATCTGCGCCCCGGCGCCATCACGCCCGAACTCGCCGCGCTTGCGCTCGCCGGCACCATCCTCCTCAACATGAGCGTCAAGCTCGGCCTCACCCTTGCCCTTGCCCGCCGCGCCGCCCGCGTCCCGGCCCTCGCGCTGGCCCTCAGCATGGCAGCACTCGCCGCCGCCATCGCCTGGGGCTGGGCGACACTTCCGGGCTGA